One stretch of Paenibacillus sp. AN1007 DNA includes these proteins:
- a CDS encoding family 78 glycoside hydrolase catalytic domain, giving the protein MDQTLTAGGRELPIKEKEGSTDRFVWQASWIWGGSEDWPRNEWRCFRKAFTLRQWEHESAEITITADARYVLYVNGVLCGRGPSRSWPFELNYHVHEVGHLLRPGVNTLAVLVMSYGTATFSYVPGRGGLLAQLEQVHLDTDGTPQQRELIAATDASWCTTPYAGYERRASRMSCQLGFTEQVDARQWKREWFGAAEHAASIEESGWTAARVIAKAGDAPWVKLIPSDIPELTEQEVWPVRVESLKEAVPISWTHVLDVREAMDPGSRMHANPVSFAGYAAAVVHSSREAEAVIGFFSAFHALRGFTLNGIYYPVSAMEGERPRRLQQVKLQAGDNLLLIELAGQDHGGGLHLGIDCEAAFRVVSPLLDKETVSAAPFALIGPFASLVHIDHQPNPDALRQYQGFGGQKSLDIHAFKDADVYLQCRTLSTIRELLLYRRWVKPFPDLLSSDASIFVSSIWKRAEQTKAVPAPLQQICLANRIPAIIPAATTGRGTELILDFGREWSGFLRFEIEAPEGTILDAYGFEYMDGGSRQDTFGVDNTLRYVCREGRQRYESPVRRGLRYLMLTIHGNMKPLRLFGVTLVQSSYPVAEIGRFHCSDPLLNDIWEISKHTTRLCMEDTFVDCPAYEQVFWIGDSRNEALVNYYVFGALDIVKHCLQLVPGSGSQTPLYADQVPSGWSSVIPNWTFFWITACLEYTRHTGSGAFAAAIWPKVKFTLDHYLQHLDKQGLLTIHAWNLLDWAPIEQPNDGTVTHQNAILARTLADAARLSELAGCAEEAAYYDARSQHLIYAINKHLWSEEHQAFIDCIYADGSPSSTFSMQTQVTALITGAAADERKEILAAYLTSPPDHFVGIGSPFMTFFYYEALVMHGEIDRMLQDMREKFGEMVKHEATTCWEMYPGFTENRANPKDLTRSHCHAWSAAPGYFLGAVVLGVRPAADGWTAVRIAPQPGDLQWAKGAVPLPQDGRIDVKWEIRKESGDSVFQLEVVAPKEVAVEMEVPEGYRPLLIHRTY; this is encoded by the coding sequence ATGGATCAAACTCTTACAGCTGGCGGGAGGGAACTGCCGATCAAAGAAAAGGAAGGCAGTACAGATCGCTTTGTCTGGCAGGCTTCCTGGATTTGGGGAGGCAGTGAGGACTGGCCGCGTAATGAATGGCGCTGCTTCCGAAAAGCATTTACGCTGCGGCAGTGGGAGCACGAAAGTGCTGAGATCACGATAACGGCAGATGCCAGATACGTATTGTACGTGAACGGTGTATTGTGCGGAAGAGGACCCAGTCGTTCCTGGCCCTTTGAACTGAATTATCATGTGCATGAAGTAGGGCATTTACTTCGGCCGGGCGTTAATACACTGGCTGTTCTGGTCATGAGCTATGGTACGGCGACTTTCTCTTATGTGCCTGGGAGAGGCGGACTTCTGGCGCAGCTGGAGCAGGTACACCTTGATACGGATGGAACGCCTCAGCAAAGAGAGTTGATCGCTGCTACCGATGCTTCGTGGTGCACCACTCCATATGCCGGATACGAGCGAAGAGCTTCACGTATGTCTTGTCAGCTTGGATTTACAGAGCAGGTGGATGCGAGGCAGTGGAAGAGAGAATGGTTTGGAGCAGCAGAGCATGCAGCATCAATTGAAGAGTCAGGCTGGACAGCCGCACGTGTCATCGCAAAGGCAGGAGACGCACCTTGGGTTAAGCTGATTCCCAGTGACATTCCTGAACTGACCGAGCAGGAAGTTTGGCCTGTACGGGTCGAGTCTTTGAAAGAGGCAGTGCCCATCTCCTGGACTCATGTGCTTGATGTTCGTGAAGCGATGGACCCAGGCAGCAGAATGCACGCCAATCCGGTATCCTTTGCCGGTTATGCTGCCGCAGTCGTTCACTCAAGCCGCGAAGCCGAAGCGGTCATCGGATTTTTCAGTGCTTTCCATGCCCTGCGCGGATTCACCCTTAATGGGATTTATTATCCTGTGTCAGCAATGGAAGGCGAAAGGCCGCGCCGTCTGCAGCAAGTCAAGCTCCAAGCGGGTGACAATCTGCTGCTTATCGAGCTCGCTGGTCAGGATCATGGGGGCGGATTGCATCTGGGTATCGATTGTGAGGCTGCGTTTAGGGTTGTGTCACCGCTTCTTGATAAAGAAACCGTGAGCGCAGCACCCTTTGCCCTTATCGGTCCGTTTGCTTCACTTGTTCACATTGATCATCAGCCCAACCCGGATGCACTTCGTCAGTATCAAGGTTTCGGAGGTCAGAAGTCCTTGGACATACACGCCTTCAAGGATGCTGATGTTTATCTTCAGTGCAGGACATTGTCTACAATCCGAGAGCTCCTCCTTTATCGTAGGTGGGTTAAACCCTTCCCCGACCTGCTCAGCTCCGATGCTTCGATATTTGTATCCAGCATATGGAAGAGAGCGGAACAGACGAAGGCTGTTCCTGCGCCATTACAGCAGATCTGTCTTGCCAACCGGATACCGGCCATCATACCCGCAGCGACGACGGGTAGAGGTACCGAGCTGATTCTGGATTTTGGACGCGAATGGTCAGGCTTCCTGCGATTTGAGATCGAGGCACCTGAAGGCACCATACTGGATGCTTACGGATTTGAGTATATGGACGGTGGTTCCCGGCAGGATACCTTTGGCGTGGATAATACACTGCGTTATGTGTGCCGTGAAGGCAGACAACGCTATGAATCGCCTGTCCGGCGCGGACTGCGATATCTGATGCTTACGATCCACGGGAATATGAAACCTCTGCGGTTGTTCGGTGTAACTCTGGTGCAGAGCAGCTATCCGGTGGCAGAGATTGGCCGCTTTCACTGCTCCGACCCGCTCTTGAATGACATCTGGGAGATCAGCAAACATACGACCCGGTTGTGTATGGAAGACACCTTTGTGGATTGTCCGGCTTATGAACAGGTTTTCTGGATTGGTGACAGCCGTAATGAAGCTCTGGTGAACTATTATGTATTCGGTGCATTGGATATCGTTAAACACTGTCTGCAGCTCGTGCCTGGCTCAGGAAGTCAGACCCCGCTTTATGCGGATCAGGTACCCAGCGGCTGGAGCAGTGTGATTCCGAACTGGACGTTTTTCTGGATAACCGCCTGCCTTGAATACACACGTCATACCGGAAGCGGAGCGTTTGCTGCAGCGATTTGGCCAAAAGTAAAGTTCACGCTGGATCATTATCTGCAGCATTTGGATAAGCAGGGCCTGTTGACCATTCACGCATGGAATCTGCTCGACTGGGCTCCGATCGAGCAGCCGAATGACGGGACAGTTACGCATCAGAATGCCATATTAGCACGCACGCTGGCAGACGCAGCTCGGTTGTCTGAATTGGCAGGATGTGCAGAAGAAGCGGCATATTACGATGCCAGGTCACAGCATTTAATCTATGCCATTAACAAACATCTCTGGAGTGAAGAGCATCAGGCTTTTATTGACTGCATTTATGCCGATGGTTCTCCTTCCAGCACATTCAGCATGCAGACTCAGGTGACGGCTTTGATTACTGGAGCGGCAGCAGATGAGCGTAAGGAGATACTTGCAGCTTATCTAACTTCACCACCTGATCATTTTGTAGGGATAGGCAGTCCGTTTATGACGTTCTTTTATTATGAAGCACTGGTAATGCATGGTGAGATCGATAGAATGCTGCAGGATATGCGTGAGAAGTTCGGTGAGATGGTGAAACATGAAGCTACAACCTGCTGGGAAATGTACCCGGGATTTACCGAGAACAGAGCGAACCCCAAGGATCTGACACGCAGTCATTGTCATGCCTGGTCAGCTGCACCGGGATATTTTTTAGGTGCTGTGGTTCTCGGAGTGCGTCCTGCCGCAGACGGTTGGACAGCCGTTCGGATAGCCCCGCAGCCAGGCGATTTGCAGTGGGCCAAAGGGGCGGTGCCTCTTCCCCAGGACGGAAGAATTGACGTGAAGTGGGAGATTCGGAAGGAATCAGGTGATTCCGTTTTTCAATTGGAGGTCGTCGCACCAAAAGAAGTTGCGGTGGAGATGGAAGTTCCCGAAGGATATCGGCCACTGCTCATACACAGAACATACTGA
- a CDS encoding extracellular solute-binding protein, protein MRTKTTFRRVMAMLMMTSMLLAACTSGGSGTGQPGSGEAGSSDNGSNKDLVTLRVLIMETGSKWNTQQNNEVAQAIAEKIGVKIEYVEADENKFNVLLAGGDLPDLVRTNVNKYQKQLIEGDLIVPLDDMLAKSGKDITANIPTVVEYSKKNWSNGTGKLYFLPPQVQSKPGTSIAPITIGPTIRWDWYKEVGAPEIATMDDLLDVVGKIVEKHPQTEDGKKVYGVSMWQDWGLWPYTIPPVIFTENVSATSDLTASKVGGSEFISNLTDESSNFWTAMDFYNKAQRRGLLDPDSLTMKNNDYMAKATAGQIVVGPATWAMGDFNAQHAGEGKGYLVVPAGKLAWTGAVNPLGWQDKAYSISKTSKNPEKAMEFLNYIYSYEGARTMYNGVEGKHWKMTDGKPALTDETLALKAAGGAPYEATGLSLDRNIIGLGGDMVNPNDKMPVDLFTSEEALSKAATPLEKDFAQHYGASYSGEVFKKRIDEGKLNTFTTWMNGMDDEEIVKRNTVPGVTLDDKLKKQEAELKELAAREAAKIILSKDEQAFEANKQAALAAFKKAGADEFTAWYNGEVQRLRQAHGL, encoded by the coding sequence ATGAGAACTAAAACAACGTTTCGCCGGGTAATGGCCATGCTCATGATGACGTCTATGCTGCTTGCAGCCTGTACGAGCGGAGGCTCGGGAACAGGGCAGCCCGGTTCAGGTGAAGCCGGCTCGTCAGACAACGGCTCCAACAAAGATTTGGTAACACTTCGTGTTCTGATCATGGAAACCGGCTCCAAATGGAATACGCAGCAGAACAACGAGGTAGCTCAGGCCATTGCCGAGAAGATCGGGGTCAAAATCGAGTACGTTGAAGCAGACGAGAATAAATTCAATGTACTGCTTGCTGGCGGCGATCTGCCCGACCTGGTAAGGACCAACGTGAATAAATATCAAAAGCAGTTGATTGAAGGCGACCTGATCGTTCCGCTTGACGACATGCTTGCCAAATCCGGTAAAGATATTACCGCTAATATTCCTACCGTTGTCGAATACAGTAAAAAGAACTGGAGTAACGGGACGGGAAAACTGTATTTCCTGCCTCCGCAAGTACAATCCAAGCCGGGTACATCCATTGCACCGATCACCATTGGACCAACGATTCGCTGGGACTGGTATAAAGAGGTCGGTGCACCTGAAATAGCAACGATGGACGATCTGCTGGACGTTGTAGGCAAAATCGTGGAGAAACATCCGCAGACCGAAGACGGCAAGAAGGTGTACGGCGTGTCCATGTGGCAGGATTGGGGGCTGTGGCCTTATACGATTCCGCCGGTTATTTTCACTGAAAATGTAAGTGCTACAAGTGACCTGACAGCATCCAAAGTGGGCGGCAGCGAGTTCATCAGCAATCTGACCGATGAATCTTCCAACTTCTGGACAGCGATGGACTTTTATAACAAAGCGCAGCGTCGAGGATTGCTTGATCCCGATTCCCTCACGATGAAAAACAATGACTACATGGCAAAAGCAACGGCAGGACAGATTGTTGTGGGGCCGGCAACCTGGGCAATGGGTGATTTCAATGCCCAGCACGCAGGAGAAGGCAAAGGATATCTGGTTGTTCCGGCTGGTAAGCTGGCTTGGACAGGTGCAGTGAACCCGCTTGGATGGCAGGATAAAGCCTACAGCATCTCCAAAACGTCCAAAAATCCGGAAAAAGCAATGGAGTTCCTGAATTATATTTACTCTTATGAGGGTGCACGTACGATGTACAACGGCGTAGAGGGAAAACATTGGAAGATGACGGATGGTAAACCGGCACTGACGGATGAAACACTGGCGCTGAAAGCCGCAGGTGGAGCACCTTACGAAGCAACAGGGCTTTCTCTGGATCGTAACATTATCGGTTTGGGCGGAGACATGGTTAATCCCAATGACAAAATGCCAGTAGACCTCTTCACCTCGGAGGAAGCCTTATCCAAGGCAGCCACACCGCTCGAAAAAGACTTTGCACAGCATTATGGCGCTTCTTACTCGGGAGAAGTGTTCAAAAAGCGGATTGATGAAGGTAAGCTCAACACATTTACTACCTGGATGAACGGCATGGACGACGAGGAGATCGTTAAACGCAACACTGTTCCAGGTGTAACGCTGGATGACAAACTGAAAAAGCAGGAAGCTGAATTGAAAGAACTGGCTGCACGCGAAGCCGCAAAAATCATTCTTTCCAAAGATGAGCAGGCTTTCGAGGCCAATAAACAAGCTGCACTTGCGGCGTTCAAAAAAGCCGGAGCAGATGAATTTACCGCTTGGTATAACGGTGAGGTACAGCGGCTTCGTCAAGCTCACGGTCTGTAA